The genomic stretch CGTGAGACGAAGACGTCCGAGGCGCCGATTTCGGCGGCGAAGCGAGGCACGACATCGGCCGGGCGGCCGAAACGGACGTGGAGGCGGGCGCCGCGCTCGCTGAGGGCCGCGTCGAGCTCACGCAGCGAGGCGAGGAGGAAGGCGGTGCGGTTCGAGGAGGACCAGCGCCCGCGGAGAAGCGGCTGGTCGAGGACGAAGAGGGGCGCGACGGGGCCGGCTTCGATGGCGGCATGAAGGGCGGGGTGGTCGTGGAGGCGGAGGTCGCGGCGGAACCAGAGGACGCCGGGCATGTGGTACAAGTGTGGCAGGAATGGACGAACGGCTGGCGTGATCGCGCCCGCATGGGGGTTGCGCCGTTCACGTGATGTGGGAGAGGCTGGGCGCCATGCGCATTGTGGGACTGGACGAAGCGGTCGGCGTGGTGCAGCACGGCGACCGGGTGTACGTGCACGGCGGGGTATGTACGCCGCGCGTGCTGGTCGAAGGGCTGGTGGCGATCCGGCAGGACCTGCGGGACGTGGAGATTGTCCACCTGCACACCGACGCTCCGGCGCCGTACGCGGAGCCCGGCATGGAGGAGCGGTTCCGGCACAATGCCCTCTTCATCGGCCCGAACGTGCGGCAGGCGGTGCAGGAGGGCCGGGCGGACTACACGCCGATTTTTCTCTCGGACATCCCGCGGCAGTTCGAGCCCGGCGGGGCGCTGCCGCTGGACGTGGCGTTTATCCAGGTGAGCCCGCCGGACCGGGAGGGCCGGTGCACGCTGGGGGTGTCGGTCGACTGCGCGATGGCGGCAGCGATCCATGCGCGGACGGTGGTGGCACAGGTGAACCCGCGGATGCCGCGGACGTTCGGGCACAGCCTGGACGCGAGTTTCATCGACCTGGCGATCGAGGTGGACGAGCAGCTGCCGCAGGTGGTGCTCGAAGAGCCGGGGCCGGAAGCGATGGACATCGGCCGGCACGTTGCGGAGCTGGTGGCGGACGGGTCGACGCTGCAGATGGGTATCGGGACGATCCCGAGCGCGGTGCTGCGGCACCTGACCGGGCACCGCGACCTTGGCGTGCACACGGAGATGTTCACCCAGGCGCTCCTGCCGCTCATCCGGGCGGGGGTGGTCAACGGGGCGCGGAAGACGCGCGACCGGGGGAAGGTGGTCTCGGCGTTCGCGGTCGGGAACCAGGAGCTGTACGACTTCGTGGACTGGAACCCGGAGGTGGAGTTCCACCCGGTGGACTACACGAACGATGTCGACGTGATTGCGTCGCAGGACCGGATGGTGGCCATCAACTCGGCGCTGAGCGTGGACCTGACGGGGCAGGTGGTGGCGGATTCGATCGGGCCGCGGTTCTACAGCGGCATCGGGGGGCAGGTGGACTTTATCCGCGGCGCTGCGCGCGCGAAGCACGGCGTGCCCATTATTGCGCTGCCCTCGACGGCGAAGGGCGGAACGGTGTCGCGCATCTGTCCTGAGCTGGCGGCGGGGAGCGGGGTGGTGACGACGCGGGGGGACGTGCACTGGGTGGTGACGGAGTACGGGGCGCGAAACCTGCACGGGCGGACGATCCGGGAGCGGGCGCGGATGCTGATCGAGATCGCGCACCCGAAGTTCCGGGAGGAGCTCGCGCGGCGGGCAACGGAGCTCGGCTACCTGGGGCGGCACGAGCATATCCCGGGGCTCTAGGGGGCCGGGGGCTCGTCGGCGAAGGCCGGGCCGGGGGCGCCGCGGAGCGCGGCGATGAGGTCGGCGGCTTCCTGGGGGGTGATGCGGCCCTGTTCGAGGAGCTGGAGGACGCGGAGCTCTTCGGCTTCGCGGCGGCGGTCGGCGGCGCGGGCAGGGGGCCGGGGCGGGCGGGCCGCGCGGGCGGGGGTTCGCCGGGGACGCGCCAGCGGACGGCGGCCTCGCCGATACCGCTGTTGACGCTGATGACGGCCGGCGCGCCCGGGACAGAGGGCACCTCAATGGCGGACTTGCCGAGGCCGGAGGCAGCGCGGATTTCGACCTCGGCACCCGGGGGGATGCGGACCTCGGCGCGGCCGAGGCCGACATCGACGCGGTAGCGGCCGGGGCGGACAGCTGCGAGGTCGAGGGTGATATCGCCGGTGCCGGACTGGGCGCTGGCGGTGCCCTCATGGGCAAGGATGCTGATGCGGCCGGCGCCGACGCTGACATCGAGGTCGCCCGTGAGCTGGACGGCGGTGACGGTCCCGGCGCCGGTGCTGAGCCGGATCGAATCGGCGGAGAGGCCGGCGACTTCGATTTCGCCGTAGCCGTTGGCGATGCGGAGCGCGCGGAAATTGTGGGCGGGGAGGCGGACGAGGGCGGTGGCGCCCTGGCGCCGGCGGAAGAGCCAGCCGCGGGCAACGCGGATGTGGATGCGGAGGGTATCGCCGTCGCGTTCGATGGCGACCTCAGGGGCGGAGCGGCTGGCTGCAGCGGCGACGGCTGGAGTTTCGCCCTCGATGCAGGTGCGGACGGTGAGCCTGCCGGCGGTGCTGTCGATTTCGAGGCGGCCGATGCCCTCGAGCGGCGGGAGGGGGCGCTCGACGCGGGCCGCGCCGGCGCCATCGGCGGGGTCGGCGGTGCCGCGGCGTTCGGCGCGCGCGGCGTCGCGCTGGCGGCGGGCCTCGTCGCGGGCGCGGCGGGCCTCGGCCTTCAGTCGCTCCGCCTCGGCCTTTGCTTCGCGGCGCAGGCGCTCGGCGGCCTCGCGGGCACGGCGGGCCTCTTCATGCAGGCGGCGGATTTCGGGGTCGGTGTCAGCCATCGCGGGCGGCCAGGGCGCGGAGCTGTTCGGCGGCCTCGGCGGCGGAGATGCGCCCGGCGGCGAGTTCGTCGAGGATGCGCTGGCGGCGCTCGGCGTCGCGGGGGTCTTCGCCGGTTTCGAAGCCGAGGGCGACGAGGACGTCGTTGAGCCGTGCGACGACGGTGGGGTAGGAGATGCCGAGCTCTTCTTCGACGTCCTTAATTTTGCCGCGTGCGCGGAGGAAGGTTTCGACGAAGGCGAGCTGTTCGCGGTTGAGGCGGGCGAGGGGGCCGGCATCGAAGTGGCCATCGACGCCTGTGCCGCATTCGGGGCATTCGAGGCGGCGGACGATCATGGGGCTGTCGCAGCTGGGGCAGGCGCCGATCAGTCGAGCCATGGGAATGTCCTAGGCAGGGGTTTTCAGCGGGCGCCGCGGCCGCCGAGCGGGAAGGGGTCGGGGAGCTCGGCGGGGCTGCCGGCTGCCCAGGCGTCGAGGGCGGCGGCAGCCCGGCGGAGTGCGGCGGCGCACCGGGCGATCATAGCGGGCAGGGGCCCCGGGCGCCCAAGGCGGTAGCGCGCCGCCGAGGCGCGGCGGCTGGCGACGAAGTGGTCGCTGAAGGCGGCGACGAACCAGGGGTTGAGGTCGAACATGGCGGGTCTCCCGGGGGCAGCGGCCCCAGGGTGCCATTCTTGCTTTCGCGAGGAGGAAAGTCAATACCTTACTTAAGAAAATTTATCTTTCACTTGACTTTGCACGCAAGAAGGATGGCACAGCGGCACTGCGGGCGCCGCGGGAGACCGGCGGCTGCGGGGCAGGTTCAGGGGAGAAGGGAGAGGAAGGCGGCGGCGAGGTCGCCGGCTGCGTCGAGGGCGGCCGGGCGGAGCGGGCGCCCGGCCAGCTCGGCCTCCAGGGCGGCAGGCAGCTGGGCGAGGGCGGCGTCGATCAGCGCCGGGGCGGCGGTGGCAGGGGCCGGGTGGCGGACGATGGCAACCGGGCCGCCGCCGGCACGTTCGAGGAGCGGTGCCGCGCAGCGGATAGCGACCAGCGTTGCGCCGAGCCGTTCGCGGGCGAGGGGGAGCCACTCGTCGATGGAGAACTCGTCGAAGGGGATGTCCGGGAGCGGGCCGGGGTCGACGGCGAGCGCTGCGAGCGGGCCGAAGCGGTCTTCGAGCTCGGCGAGGAACGCGCCGAGGGCGGCGGGGTCGGCGGCGTCGAGGACGCGGTGGAGGTGG from Tepidiforma thermophila encodes the following:
- a CDS encoding DUF2089 domain-containing protein, with amino-acid sequence MARLIGACPSCDSPMIVRRLECPECGTGVDGHFDAGPLARLNREQLAFVETFLRARGKIKDVEEELGISYPTVVARLNDVLVALGFETGEDPRDAERRQRILDELAAGRISAAEAAEQLRALAARDG
- a CDS encoding acetyl-CoA hydrolase/transferase family protein, whose product is MRIVGLDEAVGVVQHGDRVYVHGGVCTPRVLVEGLVAIRQDLRDVEIVHLHTDAPAPYAEPGMEERFRHNALFIGPNVRQAVQEGRADYTPIFLSDIPRQFEPGGALPLDVAFIQVSPPDREGRCTLGVSVDCAMAAAIHARTVVAQVNPRMPRTFGHSLDASFIDLAIEVDEQLPQVVLEEPGPEAMDIGRHVAELVADGSTLQMGIGTIPSAVLRHLTGHRDLGVHTEMFTQALLPLIRAGVVNGARKTRDRGKVVSAFAVGNQELYDFVDWNPEVEFHPVDYTNDVDVIASQDRMVAINSALSVDLTGQVVADSIGPRFYSGIGGQVDFIRGAARAKHGVPIIALPSTAKGGTVSRICPELAAGSGVVTTRGDVHWVVTEYGARNLHGRTIRERARMLIEIAHPKFREELARRATELGYLGRHEHIPGL
- a CDS encoding SHOCT-like domain-containing protein produces the protein MARPRRTPARAARPPRPPARAADRRREAEELRVLQLLEQGRITPQEAADLIAALRGAPGPAFADEPPAP